The Arachis duranensis cultivar V14167 chromosome 2, aradu.V14167.gnm2.J7QH, whole genome shotgun sequence genome has a window encoding:
- the LOC107460313 gene encoding probable calcium-binding protein CML41 — MAHAIVSKSSKWLFSSKTTFFLFFKLAFPCLTPPPPPTDTASQLIMPSNSNMHNTKEDDKLRDVFDHLDVDKDGKVSSKELVDYLGSVGESVNHKVAKKIVNEFDSDGDELLHFGDFVRLMKQEDNGDLEDVLRSAFEMFEVEKGCGCITPKGLQNMLHQLGEVKSHQECEAMIRPFDLDGNGFLDFHEFQQMMSPVP, encoded by the coding sequence ATGGCACACGCCATTGTTTCCAAGTCCTCCAAGTGGTTATTCTCTAGCAAGACtaccttcttcctcttcttcaagtTAGCCTTTCCATGTTtaactcctcctcctcctcccacAGACACAGCATCTCAGTTAATTATGCCATCCAATTCCAACATGCACAACACAAAAGAAGATGACAAACTCAGAGACGTTTTTGATCACTTGGACGTTGACAAAGACGGCAAAGTCTCAAGCAAGGAGCTCGTGGATTATTTGGGTTCGGTAGGCGAGTCGGTGAACCATAAAGTGGCAAAGAAGATTGTGAATGAGTTTGACTCCGACGGGGATGAGTTGCTTCATTTTGGGGACTTCGTGAGACTGATGAAGCAAGAGGACAATGGCGACTTGGAAGATGTTCTAAGGAGCGCGTTTGAGATGTTCGAAGTTGAGAAAGGTTGTGGCTGCATAACACCCAAAGGGTTGCAGAACATGTTACACCAATTGGGGGAAGTTAAATCTCACCAAGAGTGCGAGGCCATGATTCGACCATTTGATCTTGATGGCAATGGATTCCTTGATTTCCATGAGTTTCAGCAAATGATGTCACCGGTTCCTTGA